Proteins found in one Cobetia sp. L2A1 genomic segment:
- a CDS encoding phosphatidate cytidylyltransferase, whose amino-acid sequence MLKQRIITALILAPLALLGLFGLDGAPFAVFTGGVVMLGAWEWANLSGVRAGAARLIFPLALMALMLLAWLADDSHARWPLYLAALAWANNLRWVMRYPVASQEWHATGVRLAVGMLALLPTWFGFIQLKASGGEWLLYVLLMVWAADIGAYFSGKRFGKRKLAPRVSPGKSWEGVYGGLVATGLLATGYALSGFADWLPLLLVTLGVTAASVLGDLLESMFKRERKMKDSSQLLPGHGGVMDRIDSLTAAVPLFSLLLPWILGGGA is encoded by the coding sequence GTGCTCAAACAACGTATTATTACCGCGCTGATTCTCGCGCCCTTGGCGCTACTGGGGCTGTTTGGTCTCGATGGTGCACCCTTTGCCGTCTTTACCGGTGGTGTGGTGATGTTGGGGGCGTGGGAGTGGGCCAATTTGTCCGGCGTACGTGCCGGTGCGGCACGTCTGATCTTCCCGCTCGCCTTGATGGCACTGATGCTATTGGCTTGGCTTGCTGATGACTCTCACGCCCGTTGGCCGCTGTATCTGGCGGCGCTGGCCTGGGCAAATAATCTGCGTTGGGTGATGCGCTACCCCGTTGCCAGCCAGGAGTGGCATGCCACGGGTGTGCGTCTGGCCGTGGGTATGCTGGCATTGCTGCCGACCTGGTTTGGTTTCATTCAGCTCAAGGCGAGTGGCGGTGAGTGGCTGCTGTATGTACTGCTGATGGTCTGGGCAGCGGATATTGGCGCCTACTTTTCGGGCAAGCGATTCGGCAAGCGCAAACTGGCGCCACGCGTCAGTCCCGGGAAGTCCTGGGAGGGCGTGTATGGCGGGCTGGTAGCTACTGGGTTGCTGGCCACTGGCTATGCACTGTCAGGCTTTGCTGACTGGTTGCCGTTGCTGCTGGTCACGCTTGGTGTAACGGCAGCCTCGGTGCTGGGGGATCTGCTCGAGAGCATGTTCAAGCGCGAGCGGAAGATGAAGGATTCCAGTCAGCTGCTGCCCGGCCATGGAGGCGTGATGGACCGCATCGATAGCCTGACTGCCGCTGTGCCGCTGTTCTCACTATTGCTGCCGTGGATTCTGGGAGGTGGCGCATGA
- the rseP gene encoding sigma E protease regulator RseP translates to MGVIQNILAVIVVLGVLITIHEYGHFWVARRCGIKVLRFSIGFGKPLWSWTDRHGTEYGLAAIPLGGYVKMLDEREGPVDPSERHLAFNTKSVWKRIAVVCAGPLANFLLAIVAYWALFVAGTTSVVPMIGGVAADSPAGLAGLSPKAEIVAINGQPTRSWDEINLRLIGAIGDDHLNITTRADGASATREQALKVNHFLVDQDPPRPLATLGITAWRPQLPAVLGQVLDEGAAKAAGFNAGDRIVSIDGVLVVDWIDFVERVRGAPGKTLSVLIARGGREQTLSLTPASHSLEDGRTIGQVGAGVENISWPAEYQRELSYGPLAAVGQAIGKTGEMTVLTLDSIRKMLVGLIAPSNLSGPITIARIAGDTARSGLEAFLSFMAYLSISLGVLNLLPIPVLDGGHLLFYLVEAVRGKPLSERVQNAGLKIGMALVGSLMLMAIYFDLMRLW, encoded by the coding sequence ATGGGTGTGATCCAGAATATTCTTGCGGTGATTGTCGTGCTGGGTGTGCTGATCACCATCCATGAATACGGCCATTTCTGGGTCGCACGTCGCTGCGGCATCAAGGTACTGCGCTTCTCCATTGGTTTTGGCAAGCCGCTCTGGTCGTGGACTGATCGCCATGGCACCGAGTATGGGCTGGCAGCGATACCGCTAGGCGGTTACGTCAAGATGTTGGATGAGCGTGAGGGGCCGGTTGACCCTTCAGAACGCCATCTGGCCTTCAATACCAAATCCGTATGGAAGCGTATTGCGGTGGTCTGTGCTGGGCCGCTTGCAAATTTCTTGCTTGCGATCGTGGCTTACTGGGCACTGTTCGTCGCTGGCACCACCAGTGTCGTACCGATGATTGGAGGTGTGGCGGCGGATTCACCCGCGGGGTTGGCCGGACTTTCACCCAAGGCTGAGATCGTTGCCATCAATGGTCAGCCGACGCGCTCGTGGGATGAAATCAACCTGCGCTTGATCGGTGCCATCGGTGATGACCATTTGAATATCACCACCCGTGCTGACGGTGCCAGTGCAACGCGCGAGCAGGCGCTCAAGGTCAATCACTTCCTGGTCGACCAGGATCCGCCGCGTCCATTGGCAACGCTGGGGATCACGGCGTGGCGGCCACAGTTACCGGCAGTGCTTGGGCAGGTGCTGGATGAAGGTGCTGCCAAGGCCGCTGGTTTTAACGCTGGCGATCGTATTGTTAGCATTGACGGTGTGCTGGTGGTCGATTGGATCGATTTCGTGGAACGGGTGCGTGGCGCTCCCGGCAAGACGTTGTCGGTCTTGATCGCCCGCGGTGGCCGCGAGCAGACCTTGTCGCTGACGCCGGCTAGCCATTCCCTTGAGGATGGACGCACTATTGGTCAGGTGGGTGCTGGTGTCGAGAATATCAGTTGGCCGGCGGAGTATCAGCGTGAGCTGAGTTATGGGCCGCTGGCGGCAGTGGGTCAGGCGATCGGCAAGACTGGTGAAATGACCGTGTTGACGCTCGATTCCATCCGCAAGATGCTGGTGGGGTTGATTGCACCTTCCAATTTGTCAGGTCCAATTACCATCGCGCGCATTGCAGGTGATACGGCGCGCTCTGGACTTGAAGCGTTTCTGAGCTTTATGGCCTACCTGTCCATTAGTCTTGGCGTATTGAATCTGCTGCCAATTCCAGTACTGGACGGGGGGCACCTGCTGTTCTACCTGGTGGAGGCTGTGCGCGGCAAGCCACTGTCTGAAAGAGTGCAGAACGCGGGGCTAAAAATCGGTATGGCGCTGGTAGGATCGCTCATGCTGATGGCCATCTACTTCGACCTCATGCGTCTGTGGTGA
- the uppS gene encoding polyprenyl diphosphate synthase, with the protein MTSPNSLSTPRHVAIIMDGNNRWAKSRGWAGIRGHRAGAETVRSTIRRAAEQGVEVLTLFAFSSENWKRPATEVSALMELFLMALKREVKKLHRHDIRLSVIGERSRFSSSIQKHIQSAEDMTCDNRGMHVVICANYGGRWDITEAARRLAEQVERGELAAADIDEERLGAEVCLNELPEVDLCIRTSGEQRISNFLLWQLAYAEFYFSPVLWPDFDSVAFDEALNAYALRQRRYGMTSEQLDAEGL; encoded by the coding sequence ATGACGTCACCGAATTCCCTCTCTACGCCACGCCATGTGGCGATCATCATGGACGGCAACAATCGCTGGGCAAAATCCCGCGGTTGGGCAGGCATCCGTGGCCATCGTGCCGGTGCCGAGACCGTCCGCAGTACCATTCGTCGCGCTGCCGAACAGGGCGTCGAGGTGCTGACTCTTTTTGCTTTCTCCAGTGAAAACTGGAAGCGTCCGGCCACGGAGGTCAGTGCGCTGATGGAGCTGTTCCTCATGGCGCTCAAGCGTGAGGTCAAGAAGCTTCATCGTCACGATATCCGCCTCTCTGTCATCGGGGAGCGCAGCCGCTTTTCCAGTTCCATCCAGAAGCATATCCAGAGCGCCGAAGACATGACGTGCGATAACCGCGGTATGCACGTGGTGATCTGTGCCAACTACGGCGGACGCTGGGATATCACTGAGGCGGCCCGCCGTCTGGCTGAACAGGTCGAGCGTGGTGAGTTGGCGGCAGCTGATATCGACGAAGAGCGGTTAGGGGCAGAAGTCTGTCTGAATGAGCTGCCTGAAGTGGATCTGTGTATCCGCACCAGTGGCGAACAGCGCATCTCCAACTTCCTGCTCTGGCAGCTGGCCTATGCCGAGTTCTATTTCTCACCAGTGCTATGGCCTGATTTCGACTCGGTGGCTTTTGACGAGGCGCTCAATGCCTATGCCCTGCGTCAGCGTCGTTATGGCATGACCAGCGAACAACTCGACGCCGAGGGGCTCTAG
- the ispC gene encoding 1-deoxy-D-xylulose-5-phosphate reductoisomerase, with the protein MNVTAVTPARQRIVILGATGSIGTSTLDVISRHPERYCVHALTAASRHEKLLALCLEHRPQVVVIGSAGAAEVLREALSGVKSYAGTPIEVRYGEQALVDISEASEVDSVMAAIVGAAGLLPTLAAVRAGKRVLLANKEALVCAGQLFMDAVKQHGATLLPIDSEHNAIFQCLPAQHRDGFASIGVEKLLLTASGGPFRDAVEWPVERLATVTPDQACAHPNWSMGRKISVDSATLMNKGLELIEACWLFACRPDDIQVVVHPQSVIHSMAAYSDGSVLAQMGNPDMRTPIAYALAWPERIDAGVEPLDLFQIARLDFRAADEVRFPCLRLAREAIAAGGTWPAVMNAANEVAVAAFLDGQLAFDRIPLLVEAVMQARPPHAVDGLAIILSEDAAARKLACEQLAALSP; encoded by the coding sequence ATGAATGTTACTGCTGTGACGCCTGCTCGTCAGCGCATTGTCATTCTGGGCGCTACTGGCTCTATCGGTACGAGTACGCTGGATGTGATTTCGCGCCATCCCGAGCGTTATTGTGTGCATGCCTTGACGGCCGCTAGTCGTCACGAGAAGCTGCTGGCACTCTGTCTTGAACACAGGCCACAGGTGGTCGTGATTGGCTCTGCTGGCGCGGCAGAGGTGCTTCGCGAAGCGCTGTCAGGCGTCAAGAGCTATGCCGGAACGCCAATAGAGGTGCGTTACGGTGAGCAAGCGCTGGTTGATATCAGCGAAGCGTCGGAAGTTGATAGCGTAATGGCCGCGATTGTCGGTGCTGCAGGCTTGCTGCCCACGCTGGCTGCGGTGCGTGCCGGTAAGCGTGTCTTGCTAGCCAACAAGGAAGCGCTGGTGTGTGCCGGTCAGCTGTTCATGGACGCTGTGAAACAGCATGGTGCGACCCTGCTGCCGATTGATTCCGAGCACAACGCTATCTTCCAGTGCCTGCCGGCTCAGCATCGAGACGGCTTTGCTTCTATCGGCGTCGAAAAGCTGCTGCTGACGGCGTCTGGCGGCCCATTCCGTGATGCCGTGGAGTGGCCTGTTGAGCGTCTCGCGACTGTCACGCCTGATCAGGCCTGTGCGCACCCCAACTGGTCGATGGGGCGCAAGATTTCTGTCGATAGCGCCACCCTGATGAACAAGGGGTTGGAGTTGATTGAAGCCTGTTGGTTATTTGCCTGTCGGCCAGATGACATCCAGGTAGTGGTACATCCGCAGAGTGTCATTCACTCGATGGCAGCTTACAGCGATGGCTCGGTGCTGGCGCAGATGGGCAATCCTGACATGCGCACGCCCATCGCCTATGCGTTGGCGTGGCCGGAGCGCATCGATGCGGGCGTCGAACCGTTGGATCTCTTCCAGATCGCGCGCCTCGATTTCCGGGCGGCGGACGAAGTGCGTTTTCCATGTCTGCGGCTGGCGCGTGAAGCCATTGCAGCAGGTGGCACCTGGCCTGCGGTGATGAATGCTGCCAATGAAGTTGCGGTCGCGGCGTTTCTTGATGGCCAGCTGGCCTTCGATCGCATTCCTCTTCTGGTGGAAGCGGTGATGCAGGCGCGGCCGCCACATGCGGTGGATGGCCTGGCGATAATCCTGTCCGAAGATGCGGCCGCGCGGAAGCTTGCTTGCGAGCAGCTTGCTGCCCTTAGTCCCTGA
- the pyrH gene encoding UMP kinase gives MATIPAERNAKYKRILLKLSGEALMGDGEFGIDPKVLDRMALEIGQLVGIGVQVGIVIGGGNLFRGAALQAVGMERVTGDHMGMLATVMNGLALRDSLERSNIRSRVMSAIPMSGVVEHYDRRTAIRYLTSGDVVIFSAGTGNPFFTTDSAACLRGIEIDADAVIKATKVDGVYDKDPVKYPDAVKYDSLSYDDALDQKLGVMDLTAICLVRDHDMPVRVFNMNKVGALLNLVVGGKEGTLIDRRG, from the coding sequence ATGGCCACCATTCCCGCTGAACGCAATGCCAAGTACAAGCGCATACTGCTCAAGCTTTCCGGTGAGGCCCTGATGGGCGATGGCGAGTTTGGCATCGATCCCAAGGTGCTTGACCGCATGGCGCTGGAAATCGGTCAGCTGGTGGGTATCGGCGTCCAGGTCGGCATCGTGATCGGTGGCGGTAACCTGTTTCGCGGCGCAGCCCTGCAGGCAGTTGGCATGGAGCGTGTGACCGGTGATCATATGGGTATGTTGGCGACTGTCATGAATGGTCTGGCGCTGCGCGATTCTCTTGAGCGTTCCAATATTCGCTCTCGCGTGATGTCTGCCATCCCGATGAGTGGTGTGGTCGAGCACTACGATCGCCGTACCGCGATTCGCTACCTGACCTCGGGTGATGTGGTCATCTTCTCCGCCGGTACCGGTAACCCGTTCTTCACGACCGATTCTGCGGCATGTCTGCGCGGCATCGAGATTGATGCGGACGCGGTCATCAAGGCGACCAAGGTCGATGGTGTCTATGACAAGGATCCGGTCAAATACCCGGATGCCGTGAAATACGACAGCCTGAGCTATGACGATGCGCTGGATCAAAAGCTTGGCGTCATGGATTTGACCGCCATCTGTCTGGTGCGTGACCATGACATGCCAGTGCGGGTGTTCAACATGAACAAGGTAGGCGCGCTGCTCAACCTGGTGGTGGGTGGCAAGGAAGGCACGCTGATTGACAGAAGAGGGTAA
- the frr gene encoding ribosome recycling factor, producing the protein MINDIKKDAEARMKKTIESLGAAFSKIRTGRAHPSILDAVTVDYYGSQVPLNQVANITTEDARTLTVVPWERPMVAKVEKAIMTSDLGLNPSSNGDVIRVPMPMLTEETRRGYTKQARGEAENARVALRNVRRDANGDIKSLLKDKDVSEDDARRGEDEIQKLTDKYVAEVDSALEHKETDLMQV; encoded by the coding sequence GTGATCAACGACATCAAGAAAGACGCCGAAGCACGTATGAAGAAGACCATCGAGTCTCTCGGTGCCGCCTTCAGCAAGATCCGTACCGGCCGTGCGCATCCGAGTATTCTGGATGCCGTGACCGTCGATTATTATGGTAGTCAGGTGCCGCTGAATCAGGTGGCGAACATCACCACTGAAGATGCGCGCACTCTGACTGTCGTGCCGTGGGAAAGACCCATGGTGGCGAAGGTCGAGAAGGCCATCATGACGTCCGATCTGGGCCTGAATCCGTCTTCTAACGGTGACGTAATTCGTGTTCCGATGCCGATGCTGACGGAAGAGACGCGTCGCGGCTATACCAAGCAGGCGCGCGGAGAAGCGGAAAACGCCCGTGTTGCACTCCGCAATGTTCGTCGTGATGCCAACGGCGACATCAAGAGCCTGCTCAAGGACAAGGACGTGTCCGAGGACGATGCACGTCGCGGAGAAGACGAGATCCAGAAGCTGACCGACAAGTATGTTGCAGAAGTCGACAGTGCTCTGGAGCACAAGGAAACCGACCTGATGCAGGTCTGA
- the tsf gene encoding translation elongation factor Ts, whose product MAAISASMVKELRERTALGMMECKKALTEAGGDIELAIENLRKNSGLKASKKAGRVAAEGAIVIKVADDSSYGVMVEINSETDFVARDDNFKAFTNLIADRVFATKNTDIASLMEGELEDTRGQLVQKIGENISVRRAAIVEAPAGGVVGGYVHGGRIAALTLLTGGTGDAARDISMHVAAVNPVCARPSDMPQEQMDSEKAIILAQPDMAGKPAEIAEKMSLGRLKKYLAENSLTEQPFVKDPNQTVAEFAKAAGGEVISFVRMEVGEGIEKEEVDFAAEVREQVSRA is encoded by the coding sequence ATGGCAGCTATCAGCGCATCTATGGTAAAGGAACTGCGTGAGCGTACTGCGCTCGGCATGATGGAATGCAAGAAGGCTCTTACCGAAGCCGGTGGCGACATCGAGCTGGCGATTGAGAACCTGCGTAAGAACTCCGGCCTGAAGGCCTCCAAGAAAGCGGGCCGTGTGGCTGCTGAAGGCGCCATCGTCATCAAGGTCGCCGATGATTCCAGCTACGGCGTGATGGTCGAAATCAACTCCGAGACCGACTTCGTCGCTCGTGATGACAATTTCAAGGCCTTCACCAACCTGATCGCCGATCGTGTGTTCGCAACCAAGAACACCGATATCGCTTCCCTGATGGAAGGCGAGCTGGAAGATACTCGCGGTCAGCTGGTCCAGAAGATCGGTGAGAACATCTCCGTTCGTCGTGCTGCAATCGTCGAAGCACCGGCTGGTGGCGTCGTCGGTGGTTATGTCCACGGTGGCCGTATCGCTGCGCTGACGCTTCTCACCGGTGGTACTGGTGACGCGGCTCGTGACATTTCCATGCACGTCGCAGCCGTTAACCCGGTTTGCGCACGTCCGTCGGACATGCCGCAGGAGCAGATGGATTCCGAGAAGGCCATCATCCTTGCTCAGCCTGACATGGCTGGCAAGCCGGCAGAAATCGCCGAGAAGATGTCCTTGGGTCGTCTGAAGAAGTACCTGGCTGAGAACAGCCTGACCGAACAGCCGTTCGTCAAGGATCCGAACCAGACCGTCGCCGAGTTTGCCAAGGCCGCCGGTGGTGAAGTGATTTCCTTCGTACGTATGGAAGTCGGTGAAGGTATCGAGAAGGAAGAAGTCGACTTCGCAGCTGAAGTCCGGGAGCAGGTCAGCCGCGCGTAA
- the bamA gene encoding outer membrane protein assembly factor BamA: MKLKTIGLAAALLGASQGALAASFKISDIRVEGLQRVSAGTVFNAFPVSADQNVAEDDLSSAARQLFDTGLFDDIQLKRDGDVLIIDVVERPTISKIEIDGNSQIPDEDLRKGLKEAGLAEGQVLQRSTLEEMQRELERVYQAQGRYSARIETSVEELERNRVQVNIDVKEGTIAKIHQINIIGNDAFDDETLREQLELEDRPSWFFGWFSDDEYSREKLTGDIETLKSWYLDRGYVNFQVRSTQVSISPDKSEIFVTINVDEGKPYKIGKIGFAGDIKMKEPRARELVKLAPDALYSQRDVTASSESLRQALGADGFAFAKVNAIPEVNEESDTVDLTFAVDPGKRAYVRRINFKGNTTTADEVLRRELTQYEGAPASTDKIKQSKQKLERLGFFKQVDVDTRPVAGESDQLDVNYNVEEQASGSISASVGFSQGDGVIYGVGLSQKNFLGTGNEVNINAQKSDDYTNVSFGYTDPYWTLDGISRGYNIFYRKVDYDDDDDVASYATDSFGGGINFGYPINELSRLNFGAGYEFVRVKDFDDSPSEVTEYIEDEGEDFNLYKLTASWSRNNLNRGILPTAGSSQTLSLEVAVPGSDADYYKFRYKGAKYFELNRDWSLKFRTELGYANSFSGNSYPFFKNFYAGGLGSVRGYSSNTLGQSSTEVDDGDDDTLGGNVLIESGIDLIFPMPFVKDKRSVQPSFFVDAGNTFQTSCYDVSSSYSSSCESGVDLGDLNYSAGIGLSWITPVGPLTFSVAQPIGSDDDDDTEIFQFSLGQTF; this comes from the coding sequence ATGAAACTCAAGACCATTGGATTGGCAGCTGCGCTGCTCGGGGCCAGTCAGGGCGCCTTGGCTGCGTCTTTTAAAATATCGGATATCCGGGTAGAAGGCCTCCAGCGCGTGTCTGCGGGCACCGTCTTCAACGCCTTCCCTGTGTCCGCGGATCAGAATGTCGCAGAGGACGATTTGTCCTCTGCGGCGCGTCAGTTGTTCGATACTGGCCTGTTCGATGACATCCAGCTCAAGCGTGACGGCGATGTGTTGATCATCGATGTCGTCGAACGTCCTACCATCTCCAAGATTGAAATTGATGGTAATTCGCAGATTCCTGATGAGGACCTGCGTAAAGGCCTCAAAGAGGCTGGGCTTGCTGAAGGGCAGGTGCTGCAGCGTTCCACGTTGGAAGAAATGCAGCGTGAGCTTGAGCGTGTCTATCAGGCCCAGGGGCGTTACAGCGCACGTATCGAAACCTCGGTCGAGGAGCTTGAGCGCAATCGTGTTCAAGTCAATATCGACGTCAAGGAAGGGACGATCGCCAAGATCCACCAGATCAACATCATCGGCAACGATGCCTTTGATGATGAGACCCTGCGTGAGCAGCTGGAGCTTGAGGATCGTCCCAGCTGGTTCTTCGGCTGGTTCTCTGATGACGAATATTCCCGCGAGAAGCTGACAGGCGATATCGAGACACTCAAGTCCTGGTACCTGGATCGTGGCTACGTCAATTTCCAGGTGCGTTCGACCCAGGTTTCCATTTCACCGGACAAATCCGAAATCTTTGTCACCATCAATGTCGATGAAGGCAAGCCGTACAAGATTGGCAAGATCGGCTTTGCGGGTGACATCAAGATGAAGGAGCCGCGTGCCCGGGAGCTGGTCAAGCTGGCGCCGGATGCCCTTTATTCTCAGCGCGATGTGACGGCTTCCAGTGAGTCGCTGCGTCAAGCGCTTGGGGCTGATGGTTTTGCCTTTGCCAAGGTCAATGCCATCCCTGAAGTGAATGAAGAGTCCGATACCGTTGATCTGACCTTCGCGGTTGATCCAGGCAAACGTGCCTATGTGCGACGCATCAACTTCAAGGGCAATACCACGACCGCAGACGAAGTCTTGCGTCGTGAGTTGACCCAATATGAAGGTGCACCGGCCTCTACCGACAAGATCAAGCAGTCCAAGCAGAAGCTTGAACGTCTTGGTTTCTTCAAGCAGGTTGATGTTGATACTCGTCCCGTGGCTGGAGAGTCGGACCAGCTGGACGTCAATTACAACGTCGAAGAGCAGGCTTCGGGTTCCATCTCCGCCTCCGTCGGTTTCTCCCAGGGTGACGGTGTCATCTACGGGGTTGGCCTGTCGCAGAAGAACTTCCTGGGCACCGGTAACGAAGTCAACATCAATGCCCAGAAGTCGGATGACTACACCAACGTCAGCTTCGGTTATACCGACCCGTATTGGACGCTGGACGGCATCTCTCGTGGCTACAACATCTTCTACCGCAAGGTGGACTATGACGATGATGATGATGTTGCAAGCTATGCGACAGACAGCTTTGGTGGCGGGATCAACTTCGGTTATCCGATCAACGAGCTCTCGCGCCTGAACTTCGGCGCCGGTTATGAGTTCGTGCGCGTGAAAGACTTCGACGACAGTCCATCCGAGGTCACCGAGTACATCGAAGATGAAGGTGAAGACTTCAATCTGTACAAGCTGACCGCCAGCTGGTCACGCAACAACCTCAATCGCGGCATCTTGCCGACGGCGGGGAGTTCGCAGACCTTGTCCCTCGAGGTCGCTGTTCCGGGCTCCGATGCGGATTACTACAAGTTCCGCTACAAGGGTGCCAAGTATTTCGAGCTCAATCGAGATTGGTCGCTCAAGTTCCGTACTGAGCTGGGCTATGCCAATTCGTTCTCCGGCAATAGCTATCCGTTCTTCAAGAACTTCTACGCGGGCGGCCTTGGCAGCGTGCGAGGGTATAGCTCCAACACCCTGGGTCAGTCTTCCACGGAAGTCGACGATGGTGATGACGATACCTTGGGCGGTAACGTCCTGATCGAAAGCGGGATCGACCTGATCTTCCCGATGCCTTTCGTCAAGGACAAGCGTAGCGTCCAGCCGTCATTCTTCGTCGATGCCGGTAACACGTTCCAGACTTCCTGCTATGACGTGAGTTCCAGCTACAGCAGCAGCTGTGAAAGCGGTGTGGATCTGGGTGATCTGAATTACAGTGCCGGTATCGGACTGTCGTGGATCACCCCGGTAGGGCCACTGACCTTCAGCGTCGCGCAGCCGATCGGCAGTGACGACGACGACGACACCGAGATCTTCCAGTTCTCGCTGGGTCAGACCTTCTAA
- the map gene encoding type I methionyl aminopeptidase has translation MNIPIKTAEEIDKMRVAGRLAAEVLELLDEHIRPGVTTGELNRVAHHHITEVQGCIPAPLDYHGFPKSICTSINHVVCHGIPDDNKKLKKGDILNIDITVIKDGYHGDTSKMYIVGEPTIQAERLCRVTQECLYKSIELVRPGVRLSALGRVIQKHAESAGYSVVRDFCGHGIGAGFHEDPQVLHYDGYEARADAELLEGMCLTIEPMINVGGYKVKVLKDDWTAVTKDKSLSAQWEHTLLVTATGVEVLTRRAEEDFSFLEG, from the coding sequence ATGAACATTCCCATCAAGACAGCTGAAGAAATCGACAAGATGCGCGTCGCCGGCCGTCTGGCGGCCGAGGTACTGGAACTGCTCGACGAACACATTCGTCCGGGCGTCACTACCGGCGAGTTGAATCGCGTGGCGCACCACCACATCACCGAGGTGCAGGGCTGCATTCCAGCCCCGCTCGACTACCACGGCTTTCCCAAGTCCATCTGCACCTCGATCAACCACGTGGTGTGTCACGGCATTCCGGATGACAACAAGAAGCTGAAGAAGGGCGATATCCTCAACATCGATATCACCGTCATCAAGGATGGCTACCACGGCGATACCTCCAAGATGTACATCGTCGGCGAGCCCACCATTCAAGCCGAGCGCCTGTGTCGCGTCACCCAGGAATGTCTCTACAAGAGCATTGAACTGGTACGCCCCGGGGTACGTCTGTCAGCGCTTGGTCGTGTAATTCAGAAGCACGCCGAGTCGGCCGGTTATAGTGTAGTACGCGATTTCTGTGGCCACGGCATTGGTGCCGGCTTCCATGAAGATCCGCAGGTGCTGCATTATGATGGCTATGAAGCACGCGCTGACGCTGAGCTGCTCGAAGGCATGTGCCTGACTATCGAGCCAATGATCAATGTTGGCGGCTACAAGGTAAAAGTCCTCAAGGATGACTGGACTGCTGTCACCAAGGACAAGAGCCTGTCTGCCCAATGGGAACATACCCTGCTGGTGACAGCGACTGGCGTCGAGGTGCTCACGCGTCGCGCTGAAGAGGACTTCTCCTTCCTCGAGGGTTGA
- the rpsB gene encoding 30S ribosomal protein S2 — protein sequence MAQVNMRDLLKAGAHFGHQTKYWNPKMSKFIFGARNKIHIINLEHTLPALNEAVAVVEKMAANGNKIMFVGTKRAAGKIIKEEARKSGQPYVNHRWLGGMLTNFKTIRQSIKRLRELEQMHEDGTFAKLTKKEVLMATREQDKLERSIGGIKDMGGLPDAMFVIDVDHERIAINEANKLGIPVIGVVDTNSNPDGVDYVIPGNDDSIRAIQIYVQAIANACGKNKEEELAGEFVETAAEEDAAE from the coding sequence ATGGCGCAAGTCAACATGCGCGATCTGCTCAAGGCAGGCGCACACTTCGGTCACCAGACCAAGTACTGGAACCCGAAGATGTCCAAGTTCATCTTCGGCGCTCGCAACAAGATCCACATCATCAACCTTGAGCACACACTGCCGGCTCTGAATGAAGCCGTCGCTGTGGTCGAGAAGATGGCTGCCAATGGCAACAAGATCATGTTCGTGGGCACCAAGCGCGCTGCCGGCAAGATCATCAAGGAAGAAGCTCGCAAGTCTGGTCAGCCGTACGTCAACCATCGCTGGTTGGGCGGCATGCTGACCAACTTCAAGACGATCCGTCAGTCCATCAAGCGTCTGCGTGAACTTGAGCAGATGCATGAAGACGGTACTTTCGCGAAGCTGACCAAGAAAGAAGTCCTGATGGCCACTCGTGAGCAAGACAAGCTCGAGCGTTCCATCGGTGGTATCAAGGACATGGGCGGCCTTCCGGACGCAATGTTCGTGATCGACGTTGACCACGAGCGCATCGCGATCAACGAAGCCAACAAGCTGGGCATCCCGGTCATCGGCGTCGTCGATACCAACTCCAATCCGGACGGCGTGGACTACGTCATTCCGGGTAACGATGACTCCATCCGCGCTATCCAGATCTATGTCCAGGCAATTGCAAACGCCTGTGGCAAGAACAAGGAAGAAGAGCTGGCCGGTGAGTTTGTCGAGACTGCGGCTGAAGAAGACGCAGCTGAGTGA